In one Neobacillus sp. CF12 genomic region, the following are encoded:
- a CDS encoding cell wall hydrolase produces the protein MAVVKASSSDIDLLARLLRAEAEGEGTQGMLMVGNVGINRIRANCSDFKGIRTVPQMIYQPHAFEATTKGYFYQRARTAERRLAQRAINGERIWPSKFSLWYFRPQGDCPQTWYDQPLVGRFKLHCFYQPTGEECENIYNTY, from the coding sequence ATGGCAGTAGTTAAAGCTAGTTCTTCGGATATCGACCTTTTAGCAAGACTGCTTAGGGCGGAAGCCGAAGGAGAAGGCACCCAAGGAATGTTAATGGTAGGGAATGTGGGGATTAATCGCATACGAGCAAATTGCTCGGATTTTAAAGGTATTAGAACGGTTCCACAAATGATTTATCAGCCGCATGCGTTTGAAGCAACTACAAAAGGCTATTTTTATCAACGTGCTAGAACGGCAGAAAGACGATTAGCCCAAAGAGCCATTAATGGAGAAAGAATTTGGCCCTCAAAATTTTCTCTTTGGTATTTTAGGCCACAAGGTGATTGCCCGCAAACGTGGTATGATCAGCCTCTTGTTGGACGATTCAAACTGCATTGTTTTTACCAACCTACAGGTGAAGAATGCGAAAACATTTATAACACTTATTAA
- a CDS encoding Na+/H+ antiporter NhaC family protein, translated as MKQFSIKQLLLLLIVTLSGVIWSVLFQQPLVIGFLPGYILLVILSLLKKERIKHVFHISLKGVYKTRIVILILFLVSFLLPSWYLSGTIDQMVKITLYLINPNYFFVLTFVAAMVFSMLLGTTVGTLSSIGIPILGTAAVLNLPTEVVAGALVSGAFVGDRTSPFSSAHQLLAHTVEIPVKKLWNAMLFTTLVAVGMCFLFYGSFDILSDVPLVHTEALRWSDLLLLKFIPPFILLLLVLFRFSIIYAFLSSILSAGIISLIKGVALVEIVRAYWNGIEGLGGGFIHMYELLLFLALAGAYNGLLEELNVIQPYLDKWLQSSTTLTDDTLKTFAATLLISFIAANQTLPIILTGRSFLPHWSSKYGKEELARVMGDTTMLFPGMVPWSVLAIMCSTIVGIPIFEYLPYAIFLWLLPLLTIIVSFFKHVKKSRGLVTA; from the coding sequence ATGAAGCAATTTTCAATAAAACAACTACTACTTCTCCTTATCGTTACATTATCTGGTGTGATCTGGTCCGTACTTTTTCAACAACCGCTTGTCATCGGGTTTCTGCCAGGATATATTCTTCTAGTTATTCTTTCACTACTGAAAAAGGAGCGTATAAAACATGTATTTCACATAAGTCTTAAAGGAGTTTATAAGACTAGGATTGTTATTCTCATATTATTTCTAGTTAGTTTTTTACTTCCGTCCTGGTATTTATCGGGAACGATAGATCAAATGGTAAAAATCACACTGTATTTAATAAATCCTAACTATTTTTTTGTTTTAACGTTCGTTGCTGCGATGGTCTTTTCAATGCTTCTGGGAACAACAGTTGGAACGCTAAGTTCGATTGGAATTCCTATTTTGGGGACTGCAGCAGTATTAAACCTGCCCACTGAGGTGGTAGCGGGTGCCTTGGTTTCAGGAGCATTCGTGGGGGATCGTACCTCACCATTTTCTAGTGCGCATCAATTATTGGCACATACCGTTGAAATACCCGTAAAAAAACTATGGAATGCAATGTTATTTACGACATTGGTCGCGGTTGGAATGTGTTTTCTTTTTTACGGATCTTTTGATATCCTTTCTGATGTTCCTTTAGTTCATACAGAGGCTTTAAGATGGAGTGATCTTTTGTTGTTGAAGTTTATACCTCCATTCATTTTGCTACTTCTAGTTCTGTTTCGATTTAGTATTATTTATGCTTTCCTTTCAAGTATCCTTTCCGCTGGTATCATTTCTTTAATTAAAGGTGTTGCGCTGGTGGAAATTGTTCGTGCCTATTGGAATGGAATTGAAGGTCTAGGCGGAGGCTTTATTCATATGTACGAATTATTGCTGTTTCTTGCTTTAGCAGGTGCCTATAATGGTTTATTGGAAGAATTGAACGTCATTCAGCCTTATCTAGATAAATGGCTGCAAAGTTCAACAACCTTAACAGATGACACCTTAAAAACTTTCGCAGCTACTCTATTAATCAGTTTTATTGCAGCTAATCAAACTCTTCCCATTATCCTTACAGGGAGGTCCTTTTTACCTCATTGGTCTAGCAAATATGGGAAAGAGGAATTGGCAAGAGTAATGGGAGATACCACGATGTTATTCCCGGGTATGGTCCCGTGGAGCGTACTTGCAATTATGTGCAGTACCATAGTTGGAATTCCTATCTTTGAATATTTGCCGTACGCCATTTTTTTATGGTTGTTACCACTTTTGACAATAATCGTTTCTTTCTTTAAACATGTAAAAAAATCGAGAGGTTTAGTTACTGCATAA
- a CDS encoding YitT family protein, giving the protein MLKKLAVIGFGSTMLGIGVNGFILPFHLMNGGMFGISILFNYLWHFSIGLTFVFLNIPVYLLAYKSDYNYFFYGLVGAIFSGSMIEILAPLKDVFHLPIISSVIIGGIIVGIGVGTMLRNQISPGGMDLLALLLAKWTKINVGIIA; this is encoded by the coding sequence ATGCTCAAAAAATTAGCGGTAATCGGATTCGGTAGTACGATGTTAGGAATTGGGGTAAACGGATTTATTTTGCCTTTTCATCTTATGAATGGCGGAATGTTTGGAATTAGTATCCTTTTCAACTACCTATGGCATTTTAGTATTGGATTAACGTTTGTATTTTTGAATATTCCGGTTTACCTTCTCGCGTATAAATCGGATTATAACTATTTTTTTTACGGATTGGTCGGGGCTATTTTTTCAGGGAGTATGATTGAAATCTTAGCACCTTTAAAAGATGTATTTCATTTACCGATTATTAGTTCTGTCATTATAGGTGGAATTATCGTGGGAATTGGTGTAGGGACTATGCTGAGAAATCAAATAAGTCCTGGTGGAATGGATCTACTCGCATTACTGCTCGCAAAATGGACAAAGATCAACGTCGGAATCATTGCTTAA
- the mug gene encoding G/U mismatch-specific DNA glycosylase — MLKPVNDHIKENLKILFVGFNPSIRSSETGHHFANPNNRFWKILYEAGLTPRKLDAAEDATLLDLGMGLTNIVARPTKAADEITREEYSEGKEILRNKIEELKPRVVCFVGKGVYQEYSGLKKVPWGRQEQAVVPGTIDFVAPSSSGLVRMKVEEIVEIYKELAKIIA, encoded by the coding sequence ATGTTAAAACCAGTAAATGATCATATAAAAGAGAATTTGAAGATTTTATTTGTCGGATTTAATCCGAGTATTCGTTCAAGTGAAACGGGACATCATTTTGCCAATCCAAATAACCGATTTTGGAAAATTTTATATGAAGCTGGTTTGACTCCGAGAAAATTGGATGCTGCCGAAGATGCCACGCTCTTAGATTTAGGGATGGGGCTTACAAATATTGTTGCAAGACCGACGAAAGCAGCGGACGAGATTACAAGGGAAGAATACAGCGAGGGAAAGGAAATTCTCCGGAACAAGATTGAAGAGTTAAAACCGAGAGTTGTTTGTTTCGTAGGTAAGGGAGTCTATCAAGAATACAGTGGCTTGAAAAAAGTTCCGTGGGGAAGGCAAGAACAGGCTGTTGTGCCTGGCACCATTGATTTTGTTGCTCCATCTTCCAGCGGCCTCGTTAGAATGAAAGTGGAGGAAATTGTGGAGATTTATAAGGAGCTAGCTAAAATAATAGCTTAA
- the shc gene encoding squalene--hopene cyclase: protein MTNTRKGIDWLVEVLRRDQSPDGSWNYPFETGLSTDAYMIILLRTLEINDEELIKGLAQRILSKQEKSGAWKLFYDEQNGNLTATVESYYALLYSGYFDKKDERLQKAKKFILSNGGIEEISMFTKIMLALTGQLNWPSLPLLPIEIILLPLYFPINFYSFSVYGRANLTPIMVLADKKFSLRTNRSPDLSELLRNREEPDSWIRSDEMRTLLSFFEEGVKNLIGLPQQLHKQAIVRAEKYMLEHIEQDGTFYSYYSSTFLMIFAFLSLGYKKNHPVITAAINGIKVMKCTIDGLPHMQYTTANVWNTSLIGYALQEAGISTEDPMVVKANHYLLEKQHDKFGDWVIHNRTSLPGGWGFSDVNTINPDVDDTTASLRSISRMNSANAWNRGINWLLSMQNDDGGWAAFEKNTDTKLFEFLPIEKAEFILTDPSCADITGRTLEFFGNYTNLSIDHQSIKKGVKWLVDHQEYDGSWYGRWGICYIYGTWGAVTGLSAVGVPESDESIQKAIQWLQHIQNKDGGWGESCYSDSKQTYVPLKASTLTHTAWAVDTLISVSDKPTTAIRKGITYLIENLAREDWTTAYPKGQGMAGAFYIHYHSYRYIFPLLALAHYRKKFET, encoded by the coding sequence ATGACCAATACAAGGAAAGGCATTGACTGGCTGGTTGAAGTTCTAAGAAGAGATCAATCTCCCGATGGCTCCTGGAATTATCCATTTGAAACTGGTCTATCGACAGATGCCTATATGATCATTTTATTACGGACATTGGAAATAAATGATGAGGAATTAATTAAAGGGCTTGCACAGAGGATTTTAAGCAAACAAGAAAAAAGTGGTGCCTGGAAGCTTTTTTACGATGAACAAAATGGAAATCTTACCGCTACCGTCGAATCCTACTACGCACTACTATATTCTGGTTACTTTGATAAGAAGGATGAGCGTCTTCAAAAGGCGAAAAAGTTCATTTTATCCAATGGCGGAATCGAAGAAATTAGTATGTTTACAAAAATAATGTTGGCATTAACAGGACAGTTAAATTGGCCATCTCTCCCCCTGCTTCCGATTGAAATCATCCTATTACCACTATATTTCCCAATCAATTTCTATTCCTTTTCCGTTTACGGCCGGGCTAATTTGACTCCTATAATGGTTCTCGCTGATAAGAAATTCTCACTAAGGACGAATAGGAGTCCCGACCTTTCCGAATTACTGAGGAATCGGGAGGAGCCTGATTCCTGGATTCGTTCAGATGAAATGCGAACACTGCTCTCATTTTTCGAAGAAGGAGTAAAGAATTTAATTGGACTGCCGCAACAGCTTCATAAGCAGGCTATTGTGCGTGCAGAAAAATATATGCTTGAACATATTGAGCAAGACGGAACGTTTTACAGCTATTACAGTTCCACTTTTTTAATGATTTTCGCCTTCCTCTCACTGGGATATAAGAAAAATCACCCTGTAATTACAGCCGCAATTAATGGAATTAAAGTGATGAAATGTACAATTGACGGACTTCCACATATGCAATACACAACAGCAAATGTCTGGAATACTTCATTAATTGGTTATGCGCTGCAAGAGGCTGGGATTTCAACTGAAGATCCTATGGTTGTCAAAGCTAATCACTATTTACTAGAAAAGCAGCACGATAAATTCGGTGATTGGGTGATTCATAATCGTACTAGTTTACCAGGAGGTTGGGGTTTTTCAGATGTGAATACCATCAATCCTGACGTCGATGATACGACTGCATCATTAAGGTCGATTTCTAGAATGAATTCTGCAAACGCCTGGAATCGGGGAATTAATTGGTTGTTATCAATGCAGAACGATGACGGCGGATGGGCTGCTTTTGAAAAAAATACTGATACCAAACTTTTCGAGTTTCTTCCCATCGAGAAAGCGGAATTTATCCTCACTGATCCATCGTGTGCAGATATCACAGGGCGCACCCTCGAATTCTTCGGTAACTATACAAATCTATCAATCGACCATCAAAGTATTAAAAAAGGGGTAAAATGGCTGGTCGATCATCAAGAATATGATGGTTCATGGTATGGACGTTGGGGAATTTGTTATATTTACGGTACTTGGGGGGCAGTCACCGGTTTATCAGCAGTAGGTGTTCCTGAGAGTGATGAAAGTATTCAAAAAGCCATCCAGTGGCTGCAACACATTCAAAACAAAGATGGTGGATGGGGCGAATCTTGTTACAGCGATAGCAAACAAACCTATGTGCCGCTTAAAGCAAGCACACTAACGCATACTGCTTGGGCTGTGGATACCTTAATCAGTGTTTCTGATAAACCAACGACTGCGATTCGCAAAGGTATCACTTATTTAATTGAGAATCTAGCAAGAGAGGATTGGACCACCGCCTATCCCAAAGGACAAGGAATGGCTGGTGCATTTTATATACACTACCATAGCTACCGCTATATTTTTCCGTTACTAGCATTGGCACATTATCGAAAGAAGTTCGAAACATAA
- a CDS encoding DUF2515 domain-containing protein yields MKNELSVDANKLSKEEKGLLERIKSETREHNLNNVTRTMAYFDVYQQHPEIHWAFLGHMVSRNGGWNMTDLKGDLLTRLLTKKERNAYFTFLERGNWLIFQDAYPQFLLYSESLKRNKPLFYLLPYLNISTFMETIWNYFWRKQDIYILTMALVINEQNYLEKRVIQNPIYQKEVLNTLEFKLQDYLSFNHILFPYRKKSLAGQTLHQFQSLHERILLGKRLYAVLFQKKELLEQFVKWARGHHHTGSRKDYWPHIFNNVNEGIPGFPYQLRLNSCKLRWGAKKIYSPDLTSAWKNVHHQEAEKGDWFRDWQVANYLSELSETQINGEIEYEYCKTLERLELAALAKKVITIFD; encoded by the coding sequence TTGAAAAACGAGCTATCAGTTGATGCAAATAAATTATCGAAAGAGGAGAAAGGACTTTTAGAACGGATTAAGAGTGAAACGAGGGAACATAACCTTAATAACGTAACAAGAACAATGGCATACTTTGATGTTTACCAGCAACATCCCGAAATTCATTGGGCTTTTTTAGGTCATATGGTTTCAAGAAATGGCGGCTGGAACATGACGGATTTAAAGGGTGACCTTCTCACTCGTTTACTTACAAAGAAGGAAAGGAATGCCTATTTTACCTTTTTAGAACGGGGGAATTGGCTGATTTTTCAAGATGCGTATCCACAATTTTTACTTTACAGCGAAAGCCTAAAAAGAAATAAACCACTATTTTATTTGCTGCCTTACTTAAATATATCCACCTTTATGGAGACGATTTGGAATTACTTTTGGAGGAAGCAGGACATATACATTCTCACAATGGCTCTTGTGATTAATGAACAAAATTACTTGGAAAAAAGAGTGATTCAAAATCCAATCTATCAAAAAGAAGTATTAAACACGTTGGAGTTTAAACTGCAGGACTACCTTTCTTTTAATCATATTTTGTTTCCTTATCGAAAAAAGAGTCTCGCTGGGCAAACCCTCCATCAGTTTCAATCCTTGCATGAGCGAATATTATTAGGTAAAAGATTGTATGCTGTTCTATTTCAAAAAAAAGAGCTGCTAGAACAATTTGTTAAATGGGCTAGAGGACACCACCACACAGGTTCTAGAAAAGATTATTGGCCGCATATTTTTAATAATGTAAACGAAGGGATTCCTGGTTTTCCTTATCAGCTTCGCTTAAACTCCTGCAAGCTAAGATGGGGTGCTAAGAAAATTTATAGTCCCGATTTAACATCTGCGTGGAAAAATGTTCATCATCAAGAGGCGGAAAAGGGAGATTGGTTTCGTGATTGGCAGGTGGCCAACTATCTCTCGGAACTTAGTGAAACACAAATTAATGGGGAGATTGAATATGAATACTGTAAAACGCTTGAAAGGCTTGAACTTGCCGCCTTGGCAAAAAAAGTCATTACCATCTTTGATTAA
- a CDS encoding CBO0543 family protein: protein MNTVKRLKGLNLPPWQKKSLPSLIKEYSPALILAALLGTSLDLYFVEKKMYMFPIRPYPEVLSFNIAFTFAGLPILVLVYLIMMKKVTKWGKVGIILFLSLLMPIFERFSELFGLFEHSREWKHIYSFFGYLVFLSVIFLFYRLTNKEH, encoded by the coding sequence ATGAATACTGTAAAACGCTTGAAAGGCTTGAACTTGCCGCCTTGGCAAAAAAAGTCATTACCATCTTTGATTAAAGAATATAGCCCTGCTCTTATTTTGGCTGCATTGCTCGGTACTTCATTGGATCTATATTTTGTTGAGAAGAAAATGTACATGTTCCCGATTAGACCCTATCCAGAGGTGTTATCGTTCAATATTGCTTTTACCTTTGCAGGGTTGCCAATCCTCGTTTTGGTGTACCTCATTATGATGAAAAAGGTTACTAAATGGGGAAAGGTTGGAATTATTTTATTTCTTAGCTTATTAATGCCCATTTTTGAGAGGTTTTCAGAACTGTTTGGTCTCTTTGAGCACTCACGTGAGTGGAAGCATATCTATAGCTTCTTTGGCTATTTGGTTTTCTTATCGGTTATTTTTTTATTTTATCGATTGACCAATAAAGAGCATTAA